The Mustela erminea isolate mMusErm1 chromosome 18, mMusErm1.Pri, whole genome shotgun sequence genome has a window encoding:
- the TMEM94 gene encoding transmembrane protein 94 isoform X3, producing MLFKQTELWMPHQGKCTKGEPPLALGLSTRKALSILKEQLEAVLEGHVKERKKCLTWQELWRSSFLHHGNRCSCFHWPGASLMLLAVLLLLGCHGGQPAGSHGVELVNASALFLLLLLNLVLIGWQDRLKRREVERRLRGIIDQIQDALRDGKEIKWPDAMYPDLHMPFAPSWSLHWAYRDGHLVNLPVSLLVEGDIIALRPGQESFASLRGIKDDEHIVLEPGDLFPPFSPPPSPRGEVKKGPQNPQQHRLFRVLETPVIDNIRWCLDMALSRPVTALDNERFTVQSVMLQYAVPVVLAGFLITNALRFMLSAPGIASWQYALLQLQVNGVLPILPLLFPVLWVLATACGEARVLAQMSKASPSSLLAKFSEDTLSSYTEAVPSQEMLRCIWGHFLQVIQGTSPTLSHSSSLLHSLGSVTVLCCVDKQGILSWPNPSPETVLFFSGKVEPPHSSHEDLTDDLSTRSFCHPEPHERDALLAGSLNASLHLSNEQERGDWPGDGPKPPEFYSHHKAHGRSKHPSGSNVSFSRDTEGGEEETGKPGLEGEPYEAEDFVCDYHLEMLSLSQDQQNPSCIQFDDSNWQLHLTSLKPLGLNVLLNLCNAGVTERLCRFSDHLCNIALQESHSAVLPVHVPWGLCELARLIGFTPGAKELFKQENHLALYRLPSAEMVKETSLGRLSCVTKRRPPLSHMISLFIKDTTTSTEQMLSHGTADVVLEACTDFWDGADIYPLSGSDRKKVLDFYQRACLSGYCSAFAYKPMSCTLSSQLNGKCIELVQAPGQSSIFTVCELPSTVPIKLSTRRNSWSSDEGIGEVLEKEDCMQALSGQIFMGMVSSQYQARLDIVRLIDGLVNACIRFVYFSLEDELKSKVFAEKMGLETGWNCHISLTPNGDMPGSEIPPSSPSHAGSLHDDLNQVSRDDAEGLLLMEEEGHSDLISFQPTDSDLPSFLEDCNRAKLPRGIHQVRPHLQNIDNVPLLVPLFTDCTPETMCEMIKIMQEYGEVTCCLGSSANLRNSCLFLQSDISIALDPLYPSRCSWETFGYATSTSMAQASDGLSPLQLSGQLNSLPCSLTFRQEETISIIRLIEQARHATYGIRKCFLFLLQCQLTLVVIQFLSCLVQLPPLLSTTDILWLSCFCYPLLSISLLGKPPHSSIMSMATGKNLQSIPKKTQHYFLLCFLLKFSLTISSCLVCFGFTLQSFCDSSRARNLTNCSSIMLPSRADTAPAWFDDFANGLLTAQKLTAALIVLHTVFISITHVHRTKPLWRKSPLTNLWWAVTVPVVLLGQVVQTAVDLQLWTDRDSPVHFGLDDVPLLTWLLGCLSLVLVVVTNEVVKLHEIRVRVRYQKRQKLQFETKLGMNSPF from the exons ATGCTCTTTAAGCAGACAGAGCTATGGATGCCCCACCAGGGCAAATGCACCAAA gGCGAGCCACCCTTGGCCCTGGGCCTGTCTACCCGGAAGGCCCTCAGCATCCTGAAGGAGCAGCTGGAGGCAGTGCTGGAGGGACATGTGAAAGAACGGAAGAAATGTCTCACGTGGCAG GAGCTGTGGAGAAGCAGTTTCCTGCACCACGGGAACCGCTGCTCCTGCTTCCACTGGCCCGGAGCCTCGCTCATGCTGCTGgcggtgctgctgctgctgggctgcCACGGGGGCCAGCCGGCTGGCAG CCATGGGGTGGAGCTGGTGAATGCCTCGGCACTATTCCTCTTGCTGCTTCTCAACCTTGTCCTCATCGGGTGGCAAGATCGGCTGAAGCGTCGGGAGGTAGAGCGGAGGCTCCGAGGGATCATTGATCAAATCCAAG aTGCACTGAGGGATGGCAAGGAGATCAAGTGGCCAGATGCCATGTACCCGGACCTCCACATGCCCTTTGCACCGTCCTGGTCCCTGCACTGGGCCTACAGAGATGGACATCTGGTCAACCTGCCAGTTAGCCTGTTGGTAGAAGGAGACATCATAGCTCTGAGGCCCGGCCAGGAATCGTTCGCCTCTCTGAGGGGGATCAAG GATGATGAGCACATCGTCTTGGAGCCCGGAgacctgtttccccctttctctccacctccctccccccggGGAGAAGTGAAGAAGGGGCCGCAGAACCCCCAGCAGCACCGGCTCTTCCGCGTCCTTGAGACCCCTGTAATCGACAACATCAG ATGGTGCCTGGACATGGCCCTGTCCCGCCCAGTCACCGCCCTGGACAACGAGAGGTTCACAGTGCAGTCGGTGATGCTGCAGTACGCGGTGCCCGTGGTCCTG GCCGGCTTCCTCATTACCAATGCGCTGCGCTTCATGCTGAGTGCTCCTGGCATTGCCTCCTGGCAGTACGCCCTCCTGCAGCTGCAG GTCAATGGCGTCCTGCCCATCCTGCCCCTGCTCTTTCCAGTCCTCTGGGTCCTGGCAACCGCCTGTGGAGAAGCTCGGGTCCTGGCCCAGATGAGCAAGGCCTCGCCCAGCTCCCTG CTGGCCAAGTTCTCGGAGGACACTCTCAGCAGCTATACCGAAGCCGTCCCCTCTCAG GAAATGCTGCGTTGTATTTGGGGGCATTTCCTGCAGGTGATCCAAGGGACGTCACCGACGCTGAGCCATAGCTCCAGCCTGCTGCACAGCCTGGGCTCGGTCACG GTCCTGTGCTGTGTGGACAAACAGGGGATCCTGTCGTGGCCAAACCCCAGCCCAGAGACCGTGCTGTTCTTCAGTGGGAAGGTGGAACCCCCCCACAGCAGCCACGAGGACCTCACCGATGACCTGTCCACCCGCTCCTTCTGCCATCCTGAG CCCCACGAACGAGATGCCCTCCTGGCCGGGTCTCTGAACGCTTCCCTGCACCTTTCCAATGAGCAGGAGCGTGGCGACTGGCCGGGTGATGGTCCCAAGCCCCCCGAATTCTACTCTCACCACAAAGCCCACGGCCGCAGCAAACACCCATCCGGCTCCAACGTGAGCTTCAGCCGGGACACGGAGGGCGGGGAAGAAGAGACTGGCAAG CCTGGGCTGGAGGGCGAGCCGTACGAGGCGGAGGACTTCGTGTGCGACTACCACCTGGAGATGCTGAGCCTGTCCCAGGACCAGCAGAACCCCTCCTGCATCCAGTTCGATGACTCCAACTGGCAGCTGCACCTCACGTCCCTGAAGCCCCTGGGCCTCAACGTGCTGCTGAACCTCTGCAACGCCGGCGTCACTGAGCGGCTGTGCCGCTTCTCCGACCACCTGTGCAACATCGCCCTGCAGGAGAGCCACAGCGCCGTCCTGCCCGTGCACGTGCCCTGGGGCCTCTGCGAGCTCGCCCGCCTCATAG GCTTCACCCCTGGTGCCAAGGAGCTCTTCAAGCAGGAGAACCACCTTGCACTCTACCGCCTCCCCAGTGCCGAGATGGTGAAGGAGACCTCGctggggaggctgtcctgtgtCACCAAGCGGCGCCCCCCGCTCAGCCATATGATCAGTCTCTTCATCAAGGACACCACCACCA GCACAGAGCAGATGCTGTCCCATGGCACGGCTGACGTGGTCTTAGAGGCCTGCACAGACTTCTGGGATGGGGCGGACATCTACCCTCTCTCGGGTTCCGACAG AAAGAAAGTGCTGGATTTTTACCAGCGAGCCTGCTTGTCTGGATACTGCTCTGCCTTCGCCTACAAGCCCATGAGCTGCACCCTGTCCTCTCAGCTCAACGGCAAGTGCATCGAGCTGGTACAGGCGCCTGGCCAGAGCAGCATCTTCACCGTGTGTGAGCTGCCCAGCACCGTCCCCATCAAGCTGAGCACGCGCCGCAACAGCTGGAGCTCGGACG AAGGGATCGGGGAGGTGCTGGAGAAGGAAGACTGCATGCAGGCCCTGAGCGGCCAGATCTTCATGGGCATGGTGTCCTCCCAGTACCAGGCCCGGCTGGACATCGTGCGCCTCATCGACGGGCTGGTCAACGCATGCATCCGCTTTGTCTACTTCTCTCTGGAGGATGAGCTCAAAAGCAAG GTATTTGCAGAAAAGATGGGCCTGGAGACAGGCTGGAACTGCCACATCTCCCTGACGCCCAACGGTGACATGCCCGGCTCTGAGATCCCCCCCTCCAGCCCTAGCCATGCTGGCTCCCTGCATGACGACCTGAACCAGG TGTCCCGCGATGATGCGGAAGGGCTCCTTCTGATGGAGGAGGAGGGTCACTCAGACCTCATTAGCTTCCAGCCCACGGACAGCGACCTCCCCAGCTTCTTGGAGGACTGCAACCGG GCCAAGCTGCCACGTGGCATCCACCAGGTGCGCCCCCACTTGCAGAACATCGACAACGTGCCGCTGCTCGTACCGCTGTTCACCGACTGTACCCCCGAGA CCATGTGTGAGATGATCAAGATCATGCAGGAGTATGGGGAGGTGACCTGCTGCCTGGGCAGCTCTGCCAATCTAAGGAACAGTTGCCTTTTCCTCCAGAGTGACATCAG CATCGCCCTGGATCCCCTGTACCCATCCCGCTGCTCCTGGGAGACCTTTGGTTACGCCACCAGCACCAGCATGGCCCAGGCCTCAGATGGCCTTTCTCCCCTCCAGCTCTCGGGGCAGCTCAACAGCCTGCCCTGCTCCCTGACCTTTCGCCAGGAGGAGACCATCAGCATCATCCGGCTCATTGAGCAG GCGCGGCACGCCACCTACGGCATTCGAAAgtgcttcctcttcctgctgcaATGCCAGCTGACGCTCGTGGTCATCCAG TTCCTGTCTTGTCTGGTTCAGCTGCCGCCACTGCTGAGCACCACAGACATCCTGTGGCTGTCCTGCTTTTGCTACCCGCTGCTCAG CATCTCTCTGCTGGGGAAGCCCCCCCACAGCTCCATCATGTCTATGGCCACAGGGAAGAACCTTCAGTCCATTCCTAAGAAG ACCCAGCACTACTTCCTGCTCTGCTTCTTGCTGAAATTTAGCCTCACCATCAGCTCGTGCCTCGTCTGCTTTGGCTTCACGCTGCAGAGCTTCTGCGACAGCTCCCGGGCCCGCAACCTCACCAACTGCTCGTCCATCATGCTGCCCAG TCGCGCAGACACAGCTCCCGCCTGGTTTGACGACTTTGCCAACGGGCTCCTGACGGCTCAGAAGCTCACCGCCGCCCTGATCGTCCTGCACACGG TCTTCATTTCCATCACCCACGTGCATCGCACCAAGCCCCTGTGGCGAAAAAGCCCCTTGACCAACCTCTGGTGGGCCGTGACGGTGCCCGTGGT cctGCTGGGCCAGGTGGTCCAGACGGCAGTGGACCTGCAGCTGTGGACGGACAGGGACAGCCCTGTCCACTTTGGCCTGGACGACGTGCCTCTGCTGACATGGCTCCTGGGCTGCCTGTCCCTGGTCCTTGTGGTGGTGACCAACGAGGTCGTGAAGCTGCATGAGATTCG GGTCCGGGTTCGCTACCAGAAGCGGCAGAAACTGCAGTTTGAGACTAAGCTGGGCATGAACTCCCCCTTCTGA
- the TMEM94 gene encoding transmembrane protein 94 isoform X1: protein MLFKQTELWMPHQGKCTKGEPPLALGLSTRKALSILKEQLEAVLEGHVKERKKCLTWQELWRSSFLHHGNRCSCFHWPGASLMLLAVLLLLGCHGGQPAGSHGVELVNASALFLLLLLNLVLIGWQDRLKRREVERRLRGIIDQIQDALRDGKEIKWPDAMYPDLHMPFAPSWSLHWAYRDGHLVNLPVSLLVEGDIIALRPGQESFASLRGIKDDEHIVLEPGDLFPPFSPPPSPRGEVKKGPQNPQQHRLFRVLETPVIDNIRWCLDMALSRPVTALDNERFTVQSVMLQYAVPVVLAGFLITNALRFMLSAPGIASWQYALLQLQVNGVLPILPLLFPVLWVLATACGEARVLAQMSKASPSSLLAKFSEDTLSSYTEAVPSQEMLRCIWGHFLQVIQGTSPTLSHSSSLLHSLGSVTVLCCVDKQGILSWPNPSPETVLFFSGKVEPPHSSHEDLTDDLSTRSFCHPEVEEEPHERDALLAGSLNASLHLSNEQERGDWPGDGPKPPEFYSHHKAHGRSKHPSGSNVSFSRDTEGGEEETGKPGLEGEPYEAEDFVCDYHLEMLSLSQDQQNPSCIQFDDSNWQLHLTSLKPLGLNVLLNLCNAGVTERLCRFSDHLCNIALQESHSAVLPVHVPWGLCELARLIGFTPGAKELFKQENHLALYRLPSAEMVKETSLGRLSCVTKRRPPLSHMISLFIKDTTTSTEQMLSHGTADVVLEACTDFWDGADIYPLSGSDRKKVLDFYQRACLSGYCSAFAYKPMSCTLSSQLNGKCIELVQAPGQSSIFTVCELPSTVPIKLSTRRNSWSSDEGIGEVLEKEDCMQALSGQIFMGMVSSQYQARLDIVRLIDGLVNACIRFVYFSLEDELKSKVFAEKMGLETGWNCHISLTPNGDMPGSEIPPSSPSHAGSLHDDLNQVSRDDAEGLLLMEEEGHSDLISFQPTDSDLPSFLEDCNRAKLPRGIHQVRPHLQNIDNVPLLVPLFTDCTPETMCEMIKIMQEYGEVTCCLGSSANLRNSCLFLQSDISIALDPLYPSRCSWETFGYATSTSMAQASDGLSPLQLSGQLNSLPCSLTFRQEETISIIRLIEQARHATYGIRKCFLFLLQCQLTLVVIQFLSCLVQLPPLLSTTDILWLSCFCYPLLSISLLGKPPHSSIMSMATGKNLQSIPKKTQHYFLLCFLLKFSLTISSCLVCFGFTLQSFCDSSRARNLTNCSSIMLPSRADTAPAWFDDFANGLLTAQKLTAALIVLHTVFISITHVHRTKPLWRKSPLTNLWWAVTVPVVLLGQVVQTAVDLQLWTDRDSPVHFGLDDVPLLTWLLGCLSLVLVVVTNEVVKLHEIRVRVRYQKRQKLQFETKLGMNSPF from the exons ATGCTCTTTAAGCAGACAGAGCTATGGATGCCCCACCAGGGCAAATGCACCAAA gGCGAGCCACCCTTGGCCCTGGGCCTGTCTACCCGGAAGGCCCTCAGCATCCTGAAGGAGCAGCTGGAGGCAGTGCTGGAGGGACATGTGAAAGAACGGAAGAAATGTCTCACGTGGCAG GAGCTGTGGAGAAGCAGTTTCCTGCACCACGGGAACCGCTGCTCCTGCTTCCACTGGCCCGGAGCCTCGCTCATGCTGCTGgcggtgctgctgctgctgggctgcCACGGGGGCCAGCCGGCTGGCAG CCATGGGGTGGAGCTGGTGAATGCCTCGGCACTATTCCTCTTGCTGCTTCTCAACCTTGTCCTCATCGGGTGGCAAGATCGGCTGAAGCGTCGGGAGGTAGAGCGGAGGCTCCGAGGGATCATTGATCAAATCCAAG aTGCACTGAGGGATGGCAAGGAGATCAAGTGGCCAGATGCCATGTACCCGGACCTCCACATGCCCTTTGCACCGTCCTGGTCCCTGCACTGGGCCTACAGAGATGGACATCTGGTCAACCTGCCAGTTAGCCTGTTGGTAGAAGGAGACATCATAGCTCTGAGGCCCGGCCAGGAATCGTTCGCCTCTCTGAGGGGGATCAAG GATGATGAGCACATCGTCTTGGAGCCCGGAgacctgtttccccctttctctccacctccctccccccggGGAGAAGTGAAGAAGGGGCCGCAGAACCCCCAGCAGCACCGGCTCTTCCGCGTCCTTGAGACCCCTGTAATCGACAACATCAG ATGGTGCCTGGACATGGCCCTGTCCCGCCCAGTCACCGCCCTGGACAACGAGAGGTTCACAGTGCAGTCGGTGATGCTGCAGTACGCGGTGCCCGTGGTCCTG GCCGGCTTCCTCATTACCAATGCGCTGCGCTTCATGCTGAGTGCTCCTGGCATTGCCTCCTGGCAGTACGCCCTCCTGCAGCTGCAG GTCAATGGCGTCCTGCCCATCCTGCCCCTGCTCTTTCCAGTCCTCTGGGTCCTGGCAACCGCCTGTGGAGAAGCTCGGGTCCTGGCCCAGATGAGCAAGGCCTCGCCCAGCTCCCTG CTGGCCAAGTTCTCGGAGGACACTCTCAGCAGCTATACCGAAGCCGTCCCCTCTCAG GAAATGCTGCGTTGTATTTGGGGGCATTTCCTGCAGGTGATCCAAGGGACGTCACCGACGCTGAGCCATAGCTCCAGCCTGCTGCACAGCCTGGGCTCGGTCACG GTCCTGTGCTGTGTGGACAAACAGGGGATCCTGTCGTGGCCAAACCCCAGCCCAGAGACCGTGCTGTTCTTCAGTGGGAAGGTGGAACCCCCCCACAGCAGCCACGAGGACCTCACCGATGACCTGTCCACCCGCTCCTTCTGCCATCCTGAGGTAGAGGAAGAG CCCCACGAACGAGATGCCCTCCTGGCCGGGTCTCTGAACGCTTCCCTGCACCTTTCCAATGAGCAGGAGCGTGGCGACTGGCCGGGTGATGGTCCCAAGCCCCCCGAATTCTACTCTCACCACAAAGCCCACGGCCGCAGCAAACACCCATCCGGCTCCAACGTGAGCTTCAGCCGGGACACGGAGGGCGGGGAAGAAGAGACTGGCAAG CCTGGGCTGGAGGGCGAGCCGTACGAGGCGGAGGACTTCGTGTGCGACTACCACCTGGAGATGCTGAGCCTGTCCCAGGACCAGCAGAACCCCTCCTGCATCCAGTTCGATGACTCCAACTGGCAGCTGCACCTCACGTCCCTGAAGCCCCTGGGCCTCAACGTGCTGCTGAACCTCTGCAACGCCGGCGTCACTGAGCGGCTGTGCCGCTTCTCCGACCACCTGTGCAACATCGCCCTGCAGGAGAGCCACAGCGCCGTCCTGCCCGTGCACGTGCCCTGGGGCCTCTGCGAGCTCGCCCGCCTCATAG GCTTCACCCCTGGTGCCAAGGAGCTCTTCAAGCAGGAGAACCACCTTGCACTCTACCGCCTCCCCAGTGCCGAGATGGTGAAGGAGACCTCGctggggaggctgtcctgtgtCACCAAGCGGCGCCCCCCGCTCAGCCATATGATCAGTCTCTTCATCAAGGACACCACCACCA GCACAGAGCAGATGCTGTCCCATGGCACGGCTGACGTGGTCTTAGAGGCCTGCACAGACTTCTGGGATGGGGCGGACATCTACCCTCTCTCGGGTTCCGACAG AAAGAAAGTGCTGGATTTTTACCAGCGAGCCTGCTTGTCTGGATACTGCTCTGCCTTCGCCTACAAGCCCATGAGCTGCACCCTGTCCTCTCAGCTCAACGGCAAGTGCATCGAGCTGGTACAGGCGCCTGGCCAGAGCAGCATCTTCACCGTGTGTGAGCTGCCCAGCACCGTCCCCATCAAGCTGAGCACGCGCCGCAACAGCTGGAGCTCGGACG AAGGGATCGGGGAGGTGCTGGAGAAGGAAGACTGCATGCAGGCCCTGAGCGGCCAGATCTTCATGGGCATGGTGTCCTCCCAGTACCAGGCCCGGCTGGACATCGTGCGCCTCATCGACGGGCTGGTCAACGCATGCATCCGCTTTGTCTACTTCTCTCTGGAGGATGAGCTCAAAAGCAAG GTATTTGCAGAAAAGATGGGCCTGGAGACAGGCTGGAACTGCCACATCTCCCTGACGCCCAACGGTGACATGCCCGGCTCTGAGATCCCCCCCTCCAGCCCTAGCCATGCTGGCTCCCTGCATGACGACCTGAACCAGG TGTCCCGCGATGATGCGGAAGGGCTCCTTCTGATGGAGGAGGAGGGTCACTCAGACCTCATTAGCTTCCAGCCCACGGACAGCGACCTCCCCAGCTTCTTGGAGGACTGCAACCGG GCCAAGCTGCCACGTGGCATCCACCAGGTGCGCCCCCACTTGCAGAACATCGACAACGTGCCGCTGCTCGTACCGCTGTTCACCGACTGTACCCCCGAGA CCATGTGTGAGATGATCAAGATCATGCAGGAGTATGGGGAGGTGACCTGCTGCCTGGGCAGCTCTGCCAATCTAAGGAACAGTTGCCTTTTCCTCCAGAGTGACATCAG CATCGCCCTGGATCCCCTGTACCCATCCCGCTGCTCCTGGGAGACCTTTGGTTACGCCACCAGCACCAGCATGGCCCAGGCCTCAGATGGCCTTTCTCCCCTCCAGCTCTCGGGGCAGCTCAACAGCCTGCCCTGCTCCCTGACCTTTCGCCAGGAGGAGACCATCAGCATCATCCGGCTCATTGAGCAG GCGCGGCACGCCACCTACGGCATTCGAAAgtgcttcctcttcctgctgcaATGCCAGCTGACGCTCGTGGTCATCCAG TTCCTGTCTTGTCTGGTTCAGCTGCCGCCACTGCTGAGCACCACAGACATCCTGTGGCTGTCCTGCTTTTGCTACCCGCTGCTCAG CATCTCTCTGCTGGGGAAGCCCCCCCACAGCTCCATCATGTCTATGGCCACAGGGAAGAACCTTCAGTCCATTCCTAAGAAG ACCCAGCACTACTTCCTGCTCTGCTTCTTGCTGAAATTTAGCCTCACCATCAGCTCGTGCCTCGTCTGCTTTGGCTTCACGCTGCAGAGCTTCTGCGACAGCTCCCGGGCCCGCAACCTCACCAACTGCTCGTCCATCATGCTGCCCAG TCGCGCAGACACAGCTCCCGCCTGGTTTGACGACTTTGCCAACGGGCTCCTGACGGCTCAGAAGCTCACCGCCGCCCTGATCGTCCTGCACACGG TCTTCATTTCCATCACCCACGTGCATCGCACCAAGCCCCTGTGGCGAAAAAGCCCCTTGACCAACCTCTGGTGGGCCGTGACGGTGCCCGTGGT cctGCTGGGCCAGGTGGTCCAGACGGCAGTGGACCTGCAGCTGTGGACGGACAGGGACAGCCCTGTCCACTTTGGCCTGGACGACGTGCCTCTGCTGACATGGCTCCTGGGCTGCCTGTCCCTGGTCCTTGTGGTGGTGACCAACGAGGTCGTGAAGCTGCATGAGATTCG GGTCCGGGTTCGCTACCAGAAGCGGCAGAAACTGCAGTTTGAGACTAAGCTGGGCATGAACTCCCCCTTCTGA